The DNA region GCTCATGGGAGACACCGTATTTTCTAAATAACCGAAAGAAATTAATCAGGTCGTATCTTAACAAACCTGATCGGCAAGTTAAGGCCTTACCGGTTGCAATTATGTAAATCGATCGTAAATTACGACCTCATCTAATGTTAGCTGCCCAGCTCGTTCATTGGCGGGTCGCAGGGCCTTTCCCACAACCACGAACATTGAGATCAGGTGGTCCTCGGGAAGATTGATCAGTTCCGCCACTTTATCAAAGTCGAAACCGTCCATGGGACAGGTGTCGTAACCCATCTCCTTGGCGACCAGCATCATGGTCTGGGCGGCCATCCCGCAGGAGCGCATGGCTTCGTCCCGCTCGGCTTCGATGTTGTCTTTGTAATAGTTCAGAATCATCGGCACCAGTGCTTTCTGCACTGGTTCAGGGGCATTTTTCCAGTAGCGGTCCGGCTCTTTTTCCCAGGCTTTCATATCCGCACAGATCACGACCAACAGCGACGCATCAGTCACCTGCGACTGGTTCCAGGAAGCGTCCCGCAGCTTCTGTCTCAGTTCCGGGTCTTTGACTACGAGAAACCGCCAGTGCTGAATATTGAAGGCGGTCGGGGAAAGCATGGTATAGGAGAGGAGCTTTTCGATTTCCTCATCGGTCATGCGATGCTCGGGATCGTATGCTTTGACTGAACGTCTTTCTTCTATTGCCTTTAAGGTGTCCATTATCTTTCGCTTCTCTTGACGGGTTCGGGTAATTCACAATGCGCCAGGCACTTACTATCATAGGCAGTCTCAGCGAGGATGAACACTCTCTGCCAAAATCGGAGGCAGGAAATCAGCTGTTTTTTCAGCCTTTTCAGGCGTCTCCGCCCGGATTCTTCTCTGAACAAACATTGTCGCCCGCTGAACAGACCCCTATAGTAGTTACTAAGGGCTACCGGACTTCAGGCACGGATGAGAAGGTCAACCCCCGTCTCCGGGGGCACCTGCACAACGGAATTAATCACAGGATCGGACAATGTCCCAGTCAGATAAAAAACAGACCGCCGCAACAAAAAACAGTGCCGTTACTCCACCGGAACAAAAGAAACGCTCCTTCGGACGCACCTTTCTGATTCTGCTGGTCATCGTCGGTATTCTCACCTGGTTTGCACCGCAGATCATCTCGCGCACCGCGCTCAAAGATTCCATTCTGCCCCTCGTTCTCAAACACTATCCCGCTGACATTAAAACGGGAGACGTTACACTCGGCTGGGGGCAGCCGGTCTCATTTCAGAATATTGTGCTGGAAGATTTTGAAGGTCGCCCCGTCGTCCGCATCAAACAGATCCAGACACAGAAAACGCTCTGGGAGCTGGCGAAGGACCGCAAACAGGTCGGCGATGTGAACGTGACCGGCGTGGATTCCTTTACTTACGTCAACAGTCAGGGAATCGCCAACCGGGACTTCATCACGGCACTCATCAACAAAGGGACCGAGGAACATCCGGAAGGAGAACCGGGTAAAGAGGAACCGCCGAAAACGGGTCTGCGTCAATCGCTGAAACTGAACCTGACCGATTTGAATCTGTTTGTCGTCAACACAGACCAGCAGGCGAAAGAAGAGGAAACGCCCTACCTGGCCGGTATGAACATTACGGTGACCCGTCCCGGCCCGCGAACCGAACCGGTACTCGTCGAAGGAAACTGGCATGAGAAACTAGCCGAGAATGCGGGGAGCAGCAAACCTGCGGAAATCGCCTTTACCGCCAGTGTGGTCAATGCAGACCAGCCCGATGCGTCCCGCTCCGGTTCACTCAAATTCAAATCACAGTTTTTCGACCTCAAACAGTTAACGCCCATGGTGCAGGCCTTCTCCCCGGGCGTTTACATTGACGGCATTTCCAATTCCGAAATGGAAGTCAAATGGTCGGGCACAAAAGAGGCGCCCCGGTTCACCGTCAAAGGGAACTGGGAAGCGGCTCCCTTCGTCTTCAGCGCCCCTGAGCTGATCGGTAACGACGAAATCTCGACCGACTATGCGAAAGGGAATCTGGACCTGATGGCCGCCGATGGGGTGCTCTACTTTAAACAGGCCGAGGCAGAATCACAGCTGGGGAAACTGGCGCTGCAGGGCAAAATCAATCTGAAGGACCTGCAGCACGAGGATCGCCGCGAACGTCTGGCCGGTCTGTTGTCATCCCGTCTCAAGCTGACCGGCGATCTGGACCTGGCCGAAGCAGCCCGCCAGCTGCCGGAAACCGTGCACCTGAAACCGGGAATGCGAATCACATCGGGGAACGTCAACTTCGAACTCTCCAACTATAATCCGCAGAAACCCGAAGAAGCAGCCGACCAGACCTGGCTCGTTGCTCTGAAAACTTCCGACCTGAACGGCGTAAACCAGGGACGCGAAATCCGCTGGCAGCAGCCGATTGAACTGCTGATGCGGGTCCGCCGCGAAGCGGAACAGTTCGACATAGAATCGCTCCGTTGTGCCTCGGACTTCCTCAAGCTCAGCGGCAGCGGTAATGCACGGGACCTTAAGATACAACTCGAAGCCGACCTCGACTTGCTCTCACAGCACCTGGAACAGTTTGTCGATCTGCAGGCAGTGGCTCTCAAGGGGAAACTCAAAGGGGAGGTCGATTTTCAGATCGAGAACGAGAACTGGAAAACCCAGTCTTACCTGACGTTTCAAAACCTGCAGCTGGCAGCCCCCGATCGCCGCGGCTGGAGCGAGCCCAAGCTCGAACTCACCATCGATGGCGCCGGCACCACCGACGAGAAGCAGCTGCACGTCGAACGTTTTATCGTCACGCTGCTGGCCGGCGAAGATTCTTTCCAGGCGAAACTCAAAGCACCGACAACCATTGAACGACAGGCGGAAGCAGATCAGAAACAGCAGGTGCTTCCGTTCCAGGTCCAGTTACGGGGTAAAATCGCGTCCTGGGCCGATCGCGTGCGTCCGCTGGGGAGCCAGGACCTGGAGCTCGGGGGCAATGTGCAGTTCTCCTCGGCAATCTCGATTGGTGACGAGTACGTGGCGCACGAAAACACAACCCTCGATCTGACCAATCTGCATATCGCCTCTCCCTCCCTCTGGATCGATGAGCCGCGGGCCGAACTCAAAACGGCCGGCAGCTGGGATGGGAAACACAAGACATTGAAACTGGCTACGCTGGCCTGGCGAAGTGAGGCCGTTGCCGTTAATGGCGAAGGGATCGAAGTGCAGCTGCCCCACGCTGAAGCCAGCACTCCCTCGCTCGACGGGAAGCTCGCCTTCAACGGCGACCTGCACCAGATGACCAGCTGGTTCCAGAATCCCGCAGAACCGCCGGCACAAAAATTCTATGGAAACATCCAGGGGCAGGCCAATGTGATCGTCAATGATCAGGGCCGGATGGCGAACTGGCGGACGACCATCAAGGACTTCGCCATCGAAGCGCCCCGTCGCCCCGATACGCGGGTCACAAAAGAACCGATTGCCAGCCAGCGCAACCCGGGCTGGGTGATCAGCTGGCAGGAGCCGGAGATCCGTATTGAAGGGGACACCCGTCAGAGTCTGCAGGAAGACACTGTCGCGCTCAACCAGATGTCGATTCACTCTGATATGCTCGATCTGACAGCGAAAGGCAAGATCGATAACTGGAGCACCACCCGCAACATCCGACTGACGGGTGAAGTAACCTACGACTGGGAAAATCTCACGCCCCTGTTACGCAGTAAACTTGGCCCCGATGTGCAGATTGTCGGAAGAGAGACACGTCCGTTTAATCTGAATGGTCCGCTCGGCTCGCCCCAATCACAAGAAGTGGAAGCGGTGGCCCTCGACAATATTCAACCCCGACCGTTGTATCCCAACACGCGGCCTCTGTTCGTACCAACCACGCGTTACCAGGATCTGACCGGCGAAGCGGGCATCGGCTGGGAGCAGGCCAATATCCGTGGTCTGACCAGTGGCAAGACGACCATCGAAGCCCGCATCAAAGACGGCCAGATTCATATAACTCCCATCGACCTGCAGGTCAGCGGTGGTCGACTGCGGGTGGCCCCCATTATTCGCCTGGACGTGAAGCCGGCGGCCCTTGTCTTTGGCAAGGGAGAAGTGATTGACCGCTTCCAGTTCACTCCTGAAATGACCCGCAACTCACTGCGTTTCGTGGCGCCGATGATCGCTAACAGCACCAGCATTCAGGGACAGTTCTCACTGAGTCAGGACTATGCCATTATCCCGCTCGACGAACCGGCGCTGGGTGAAGCTCGCGGTGCGATGTCCATTCAGTCAGCCAAGGTAGGACCGGGCCCCTTGTTCGATGCTCTCGCGGGAAAGATTGATCAGGTCCTGGCGATGATCAACATCAATCGTGACGGCCGCCTGATCGGCCCCGATGCGATCTTCATGCAGGTCAACAACCAGACCGTGCAATACCATATGATTGACGGTCGCGTCTATCACAGTCCGTTCCAGGTCAACATGAAAGGCATTACGATCACCACGACCGGTTCGGTGGGGCTGGATGAATCGCTCGATCTGGTGGCTGAGGTAGGCTTTTCGAATATGCTGCCCCAGGACAGTGACAAGCCGTTGATCAAGGCTTTGCTCAGTCGACCGCTCAAACTGCCCATCGGCGGTACACTCAAGAAGCCCAAGGTCGACATGAGCCAGGTTGGCAATTACGCCAAACAGATGGGCGTGAATGCCCTCGACGCCGTGCTGGGAGGCGGCATTGGTTCCCAGATTCAGAGTCTGTTCCCCGAGCGGACCCCGGAAGAGATGGAGCGCATCCAGAAAGAGCGCGAGG from Gimesia chilikensis includes:
- a CDS encoding nitroreductase family protein — its product is MDTLKAIEERRSVKAYDPEHRMTDEEIEKLLSYTMLSPTAFNIQHWRFLVVKDPELRQKLRDASWNQSQVTDASLLVVICADMKAWEKEPDRYWKNAPEPVQKALVPMILNYYKDNIEAERDEAMRSCGMAAQTMMLVAKEMGYDTCPMDGFDFDKVAELINLPEDHLISMFVVVGKALRPANERAGQLTLDEVVIYDRFT